The genomic window GCAGATTCTGAGTCGCGCCTGCCAGCACCGCGCCTTCGTCTTGGCCTAAGGGCAGGCCGAACGATATGAAACGCGGCAAGAGGGACTGCAAAAACCCCACATCCTCACGGGTGGCGGGCCGCAAAATTAGGGCGCTGTCGGTCATGCGGGCATGATAGCGGGTCTTCTGGAAGGTCTAGAGCCGCAGTCCTGTTGCCTGCAAGCGGGCGTAGACGCCGCCTTGAGCCATCAATTCGGCGTGGGTACCCTGTTCGGTCAGGCCGTCCTCGGTCAGCACGAGGATTCGTCCGGCATTCCGTACAGTGGACAGGCGGTGCGCGATGACCAGTGTGGTGCGCCGCTGAGCCAGACGCTCCAGCGATTCCTGCACCAGCGCTTCGGATTCGTTGTCTAAGGCGCTGGTGGCCTCGTCGAAGATCAGCACGGGCGGGTCTTTGAGGAACACCCGCGCGATGCTCAGGCGCTGCTTTTGCCCACCGGACAGTTTCACGCCGCGCTGACCGATGTCGGTGTGGTAGCCATTTGGCAGCGCCGCAATGAAATCGTGCGCCCCGGCTTGCCGCGCGGCTTCCCGGATCTCGGCTTCGCAGGCATTGGGGCGTCCATAGCGGATATTGTCCAGCACGTTTCCGGCGAACAGGTACACGTCCTGCTGGACCACACCGATCTGCCGCCGCAGGAACTCCAATTTCAGATCAGTGATCGGTGTGCCGTCCAGCAAAATCTGCCCTTCGCTGACCTCGTAAAAGCGCGGAATCAGGGCGCAGAGGGTACTCTTGCCCACCCCGGACGCGCCTACCAGCGCCACGAACTCACCCGCCTGAATACTCAGGTTGATGCCCTGTAGCGCGGGCGGCTGGTCAGGGCCGTAGCGAAAGGTGACGTGCTGGAAGGTGATCTCGCCGCGCACGTCCCTGATTTCTAGTGCTTGCGGCGCGTCCCGAATGCTGGGGCTAACCGCCATCAATTCCAGAAAACGCTCAAAGCCCGTGACCCCTTCCTGAAGCAGCCGGGCGATGTTGACCAGCCGCGAGACGGGCTCCAGCAGCAGGCCCACGCACAGCAGATACGTCACCAGTTCATCCAGCCGCAGCGCCCCGCGCACGCTGGCGAGGCCGCCGAAAGACAGCACGGCAATCAGCATCAGTTGCGAGAAGGCGGTCATGCCCTGATAGAAATACGCTTCGGCGCGGTATTCGGCTCGGCGGCTGTCCACGAAGCGGGCGTTCTCGGCGTCAAAACGGCGCTGTTCGGTGGCCTCTCCGGTAAAGGACTGCACCACGCGGATGCCTGCCAAGGTGTCTTCGGCCTGCGCATTCACGTCGGCAATCCGCGCCCGGCTCCGCATCATGGCGGCGTTCATGCGAATGTTGAAGAAGACCGCGTAGGCCGCCATGAGTGGCAAGAAGGCGAACAGCAGCAGCGTCAGGTTGAGATTGATGCTCGCGAGAATGACGAATACGCCCACAAATTTCAGCAGCGCAATTAGCAGGTCTTCTGGAAAGTGGTGTGCCAGTTCGCCGATGTTGTACAAGTCGTTGGTGAGGCGGCTCATCAGTTGCCCGGTACGCTGCGAGTCGTAAAAACCGAAGGGCAGCGACTGTAGATGCTGGAACAAATCACGCCGCATGTCGCCTTCCATGCGCGTGCCCATGACGTGCCCCTGGTAATCCACGAAAGTATTACAGATCAGATGGAGCGCCACCAGCCCCAGCATAAAGACGCCCACGCGGGTCAGGTCGGCCAGCGCCTGCGGGCCAGTTTCACCCAGCCCAGCCTCTCCCAGTACGGTGCGGGTCACGTACCCAGCGCACAGCGGAAAGATCAGGGCGATACCCGCCACCACGAAGGCACACAGCAAATCCAGAATCAGGATGCGGCGGTAAGGGCGGTAATACGAGGCAAAGGTTTTCAGCCGGGCCAGTAGCGGTAGCGTGACGGGCGGAATCATCGGCACGCCCAGCGAGAGAAGGAGACGGTGAATAGACCAGGAAATACGGCTACAACATGGGTGAACTTCCACCCGTGTAGCAGTGAGAATTGAGGGATAGGCATGAAGTGTAACGTCCTCCGAGGAAAGTGGCGATTTGGTTCGGGGCGGGCGTTACGTGGCTTCTCATGGTGAGTCTCCTAAAGCTTGGTCTTACGCTCAGCATAGCCATGAGGCGGGGTGCGGGCATGGGCCAATAGGCTTAGAGTATGGTTTGAAAGGCAAGTTATGGAGTGACAAAACTGCTCCACGCTCGGGCCGGGGCAGCGGCCTGCGAGCGTTCGGTTTCATCATCTGAAACGTTGGACAAGGTGCAGCGCAGTTGCTCAAAACGCTGGAGATGTTCAACGTTGCTGATCGTCACACTGTCAAGGCTGTGAGTAGTTACGCGCGTCCATAAATGATGTTTCGCCTTCACTCCATCCTCTCCCCAACCAGTTGACCAAAATTGTAAACAAACCAGATTCCTCCTCGGTTCGGCGCTGCTAGACTCGCCGGTATGACCTGGCTCAAACCGCTCCTCACCCCCGCAGGCGCTGAGAGCGCTTACACGGCTTTCTTCGCTGACTTGGAAGCCAAACTCAGTGACCCGGCCACCTCGCGCCCGGAATTGGTGCGCGAACTGCTGGCCGAGCTGATGTATGGCCGCTCCTACGCCGCCCTAGAAGCCGACGCGCCGATGGCCGCTCTCAATCTCGATTCGCGCAACGTCACTTTTGAATCTGAGTACTACATGGCCACCGACGACGCCAAATTTCAGCGGGTCAAGCCGCTGCTGTGGCTGTGGAAAAGCGTTGACCTGACGCCGTTGGGCCACAATCCTCTGTTCGGCATTCCGCTGCGGCGCATTCTGGCAGGCTACATTTTCAAATCCGTCGGGCGCGACTTCAAGTGCTGGCAGAATGTGGAATTCTCGGTGGGCTACAACATGGAAGTCGGTGACGATGTGGTCATTCACCGCAACGTGCTGCTCGACGACATCGGCGGCATCGAGCTGCATGACGGCGCGTCGGTCAGCGATTACGTCAACATCTACAGCCACACCCACTCGGTGCTCGACGGCCCCGACGTGACCCTGCGCAAAACGGTGATCGGGCGCGGCGCACGGCTGACCTACCACTCCACCATTTTGGCCGGAAGCGTGGTCAGCGACGACGCCATACTGGCGACCCACGCCCTGCTGCGCGGCGACATCGAGCCGCACGGCATTGCGATGGGGCTGCCCGCCAAAACCACCCGCCTCAAAATTCGGGAAGCGGGGCCAGTGGAGGGCATCGATTCGCGCACCTTCGCGCCTGAGCCCGCCCGCAAAGCCAACCCTCAGTTTCCAGAGCCGACGCCCAACCAAACCAAGCGGGTAGAAGAAGCAGAGGAAGTGCTGTTGTCGCCAAGAATGGGTTTTGTGGCGGGCAAACGCTAAGCGCTCAAGCGGCGGCTGAGGCCCACCACTAGGGACAGCGCCGCCAAAGTGATGCCCAGCAAGGTCAGCGGAATGGCGACGGGGCCAAAAGCGTCGCGCAGCGTGCCGATTAGCGGTGAGAACAGCACCGGGCCGAGGAACGATCCGGCAAACACGAAGGTCGGCGCGGCTCCGCCCGGCATCACGCGGGTGAGCCACACCAAGCCCGTCGTGAAGACCGGAGCCAGAAACAGGCCGGTGAGGGTGTAAGCCAGCGCCGCGAACGCCGGAACGCTGGCCAGCGCCAAGCTGAGCGCGGCCAGACTCAGCGCGGCGATCATCAGCGGCGCGGGGGCCAGCCGCAGGGCCAGCGGCGCGGAAATCAGCCGCCCCAGCGTGAAGCTGACCCAGAAGAGAGCCGAAAGCTGAGCGGCCTGCGCGGTGCTGAGCGGCAAGGTGGCTTTCAGGTGGGTGACTTCCCAGGCCCCCACTCCGCTTTCCACCGCCACGTACAGCAAGAACAGCACCACGAAGCCGCCCAGCAGCCAGCGGGACTGTTGAGTCGCGGGCGCAGCCGTGAGCGCGGCGGGCGTTATCAGGGTGCGGGAAGGTGTCAGCAGGAGCGGCACCAGCAAGGCGGCGGCAAACGCGGCGCAGCACAGCAGCGGCACGCGGAAATTGCCCCCCGCTAGGCCCACTGCCAGCGGAGCCAGCACCGCGCCTACGCCGAAGCTGGCGCTCAGCAAGTTCAGTACGGCCGCGCTGCGCCCCCCGTAACTGGTGGAAATCCAGACGTTCATGGTCAAATCCAGCATCCCGAAGCCAAACCCCAGCGCCAAAACCGCTGCCAGCGCCAGCACGAAGCTCGGCGCGAAAGCCAGCGCCACGCTGCTGAACGCCAGAACCAGCACGGCGATCAGTGAGCGGCGCTGAGGCGAGAGCCGCCCTGAAATCACTCCCGTGAGCACCACCCCTAAAAATGCGCCCGCCGAGTTGAAGCTGAGCAGCAGGGCCGCGCCGGTTGCCCGCAACTCGAACTGCTCGCTGAGTCGCGGCAGCGCTGGGCCGAGCACCGGGTAAATCAGGCCCAGCAGCAAAAAGGCGCTGAGGCCGAGCAGGGCCAGACTTTTTGGAGGAGTGGAGGCGAGGGCAGCCGATGACATGCAATCAGTTTAGGGGGTTGTCCGGACAGAGTTCACTTCACCAGTTGCGGCCCAACCAAACCTGCGGCTTAGGGCAGCAACAAGCGGTAGGCAAAGACGGCAGGGTCTTCAGGATCAACCGTGACTTTGATGGCCGCCACTCGCTGATCGCCCGGCACTTCCAATCGCCAGAAATTTGGAGCG from Deinococcus detaillensis includes these protein-coding regions:
- a CDS encoding MFS transporter, with the translated sequence MSSAALASTPPKSLALLGLSAFLLLGLIYPVLGPALPRLSEQFELRATGAALLLSFNSAGAFLGVVLTGVISGRLSPQRRSLIAVLVLAFSSVALAFAPSFVLALAAVLALGFGFGMLDLTMNVWISTSYGGRSAAVLNLLSASFGVGAVLAPLAVGLAGGNFRVPLLCCAAFAAALLVPLLLTPSRTLITPAALTAAPATQQSRWLLGGFVVLFLLYVAVESGVGAWEVTHLKATLPLSTAQAAQLSALFWVSFTLGRLISAPLALRLAPAPLMIAALSLAALSLALASVPAFAALAYTLTGLFLAPVFTTGLVWLTRVMPGGAAPTFVFAGSFLGPVLFSPLIGTLRDAFGPVAIPLTLLGITLAALSLVVGLSRRLSA
- a CDS encoding acyltransferase; this translates as MTWLKPLLTPAGAESAYTAFFADLEAKLSDPATSRPELVRELLAELMYGRSYAALEADAPMAALNLDSRNVTFESEYYMATDDAKFQRVKPLLWLWKSVDLTPLGHNPLFGIPLRRILAGYIFKSVGRDFKCWQNVEFSVGYNMEVGDDVVIHRNVLLDDIGGIELHDGASVSDYVNIYSHTHSVLDGPDVTLRKTVIGRGARLTYHSTILAGSVVSDDAILATHALLRGDIEPHGIAMGLPAKTTRLKIREAGPVEGIDSRTFAPEPARKANPQFPEPTPNQTKRVEEAEEVLLSPRMGFVAGKR
- a CDS encoding ABC transporter ATP-binding protein: MIPPVTLPLLARLKTFASYYRPYRRILILDLLCAFVVAGIALIFPLCAGYVTRTVLGEAGLGETGPQALADLTRVGVFMLGLVALHLICNTFVDYQGHVMGTRMEGDMRRDLFQHLQSLPFGFYDSQRTGQLMSRLTNDLYNIGELAHHFPEDLLIALLKFVGVFVILASINLNLTLLLFAFLPLMAAYAVFFNIRMNAAMMRSRARIADVNAQAEDTLAGIRVVQSFTGEATEQRRFDAENARFVDSRRAEYRAEAYFYQGMTAFSQLMLIAVLSFGGLASVRGALRLDELVTYLLCVGLLLEPVSRLVNIARLLQEGVTGFERFLELMAVSPSIRDAPQALEIRDVRGEITFQHVTFRYGPDQPPALQGINLSIQAGEFVALVGASGVGKSTLCALIPRFYEVSEGQILLDGTPITDLKLEFLRRQIGVVQQDVYLFAGNVLDNIRYGRPNACEAEIREAARQAGAHDFIAALPNGYHTDIGQRGVKLSGGQKQRLSIARVFLKDPPVLIFDEATSALDNESEALVQESLERLAQRRTTLVIAHRLSTVRNAGRILVLTEDGLTEQGTHAELMAQGGVYARLQATGLRL